The Oncorhynchus kisutch isolate 150728-3 linkage group LG8, Okis_V2, whole genome shotgun sequence DNA segment caaaaatagaactgtttggccataatgaccattgttatgtttggaggaaaaagggggaggcttgcaagccgaagaacaccatcccaaccgtaaagcacgggggtggcagcatcatgttgtgggggtgctttgctgcaggagggactggtgcacttcacaaaatagatggcttcatgaggaaggaatgatgtggatatattgaagcaaaatctcaagacatcagtcagaaagttaaagcttggttgcaaatgggtcttccaaatggacaatgacccatggcaaaatggcttaaggacagcaaagtcaaggtattggagtggatatcacaaagccctgacctccctcaatcccatagaaaatacgTGGgtggaactgaaaaagcgtgtgcgagcaaggaggcctacagacctgactcatttacaccagctctgtcaggaggaatgggacaaaattcacccaacttattgtgggaagcttgtagaaggctacccaaaacatttaacccaagttaatcaatttaaaggcaatgctaccaaatatgaattgagtgtatgtaaacttctgacccactgggaatgtgatgaaagaaataaaagcttaaataaatcattctctactattattctgatatttcactttcttaaaataaagtggtgatcctaactgacctaagacagagaatttttactcggattaaatgtcaggaattaatgtcaggaattgtgaaaaaaacagagtttaaatgtatttggctaaggtgtatgtaaacttctgacttcaactgtataacatTAACTGTTGGCTGTAATAGTAACATTAGTATTTCCCTTTTTCAGATGGCCAGGAGTAGATGAAAAGAGATTACTTCTATATGGTCTTCATAGAGGAGAGAGACCATGGTCCACAGAAAGGATGACTTCTCACCTCTACCATGATGACCACCACAGAGGACATTGCCCAGTAATGTCTAGGGTCTGCAGAGGGCGTCTCCTGGAGtagctgtgcatgtgtgtgttcatgagTTTGGGCGTGCCTCTTAGGAACCTGGAGGTTGCAGGTGTCCCTGTGAATGTTAGGGTGACAGTTATTgtagctgtttgtgtgtgtgtgtgtgtgtgtgtgtgtgtgtgtgtgtgtgtgtgtgtgtgtgtgtgtgtgtgtgtgtgtgtgtgtgtgtgtgtgtgtgtgtgtgtgtgtgtgtgtgtgtgtgtgtgagtgtgtgtgtgtgtgtgtgtgtgtgtctgtgtgtgtgagtgtgtgtgtgtgtgtgtgtgtgtgtgtctgtgtgtgtgtgtgtgaaaacaaaCCTGTAGTATCTGATCACCTCAGACAGATGTACACATATAGAGGCTTCCACTCTGACCTAATTCTCTGTCAGTTAGAAACACTAAGACCAGAGACAATGTGAAATAACATAAGATatgtaaataaaatgtaaataagtTTGAGAACCAAATTATTTGGTCTGATTGATTTCCCTTTTGTCATtgtttacaacaacaacaaataatctGAAAAAGAAACAATGGGTCTCTTTTTCATGTATTGTTCTTTAAATAAAACACTTGTACACATGACATTTTTCCCCCAAGTTCTCTTTAGTGCATCCATTAGGAGTAAAACACTGACATAGCAACGAAGCGCCACTAGGTGGCAGTACAATCCCATCTGAAACAGCCAGAATATGAAGCGTACCTTCCTCTAACAGACACTGTTTATAAATAAGTTACATATTTCAACATTGAGCAGTCACTCTTCACCACGGACACAACTTAATAATTCACAATGCCAGAGGCAGACTGAGCATTCATTTACCATCAGATACGGCTTTGTAATTGTACATGAGCGCAATAGGCATGTACAGTATATCCCATCAGACACCGCATTGTAGATTTATCTGTAAGTGTGTGACGTCGTCTCGGCCTGTAGGAGTCCCAGTGCTCCATCTACAGCCTGTAGGCAACACTATTACTGTAGGGAATTGTGTTCCGACCTCTGTTCCAGCGCAGCTAGAACTTACCTGGTTTAACTAATCAACCAATCATCAATATATTGGgtagctgaatcaggtgtgttagtgctgtgctgGAACTAAAGTGTGCAACCTTGGTCTACAGTTTACTACAGTCTAGTCATGTGTCCAGTTGGGGAGCAGCCCAAAATAGAGTTGATCTACAGTAGCAAGTTTACTAAGAGTTACAGATGTGTAGGAAGGGGTCAGGGCGAGGGTTACGGTTTGGGTTTGGAGGGGATGTGTGATCATCATGTTCGAACATATGAAAACTGGCGAACTTGTATAGTGAATCACTGTAAGTGTTTGTCTTTGAAAGCAAACTGAACACTCATAAAAAGAGAAAACCACGACATAGAAAAGCTGAGAGTCAAAGCTGTTTGGTAAATGGATTGTTGCCACCAGCTGAAATTTGTGGAAGTAAAAATAAACGTAGTCAGAACATGTTATAGTCATTACACCAGTGTGAACAAACAGGGAATATGTTCATAAAAAGAGTTGCTGAGGGTGACTGACTTTTCAGTCCTCAGACGACAAGTCAGGTAAACACACGCAAACTTGTgcacaagcacatacacacacacacacacacacacacacacacacacacacacacacacacacacatacacatacactgtATTTGCAGAAATACTGTAAAATGTAAATGATAACCAAACATTAAATGGTAATGGTGTGTGAAACTGTTCTTAACAGCTACTATGGTACCATACAGAATACATTCAACAGAAAAAGGTATTTACAATAGAACAGAGGCTAAATCAACTCAACTGCCTTTGGAATGGCGGCGTTAAAACAGAGGTCCCATCTCACTGTGTTAGTGAGCTGGTTAATTGTctgaaatggctccctattctctatataatgcactacatttgaccagagccctattctctatataatgcactacatttgaccagagccctatgtttCCCTATGTCCCTCTGGTGAAAAGTGCATATTGAGGAAATCAGGAGTCATTTGAGATTTGCACTGTGAGTGAAGAAAATGGCAGATGAAATCCACAGCTTGggctgttggtggtggtgggtgggacgtGTCATGTAGGGGGAAAGGTTGAGGGGgtggggtagagaggggagagggggggggtggggtagagaggggagaggggggtggggtaaagaggggagaggttgagggggtggggtagagagggtaggggtagagagggggtggggtagagagggtagagggggggtggggtagagaggggagagagggggtggggtagagaggggggagaggggaaaggttgagggggtggggtagagaggggagaggggtagagaggggagaggggggtggggtagagaggggagaggggtagagaggggagaggggtggggtagagaggggagaggggtagagagggagaggggagaggggtagagaggggagaggggtagagaggggagagggggtggggtagagaggggagaggggggtggggtagagaggggagaggggtagagaggggagaggggtagagaggggagagggggtggggtagagaggggagaggggtagagaggggagaggggtagagaggggagaggggtagagagggggtggggtagagaggggggtggggtagagaggggagaggggtagagaggggagagggggtggggtagagaggggagaggggtaggagaggggagagggggtggggtagagagggggagaggggaaaggtTGAGGGGGTGggtaggggtagagaggggagaggggtagagaggggagagggggtggggtagagaggggagaggggggggtggggtagagaggggagtggggtagagaggagagaggggaaaggttgAGGGGGTGggttagagaggggtagagaggggagaggggggtggggtagagaggggagaggggggggtggggtagagaggggagtggggtagagaggagagaggggaaaggttgAGGGGGTGggttagagaggggtagagaggggagtggggtagagaggagagaggggaaaggttgaggtggtggggtagagaggggagaaggggagtggggtagagaggagagaggggaaaggttgAGGGGGTGGGTTAGAGAGGGGAAAGGTTGAGGGGGTGGGTTAGAGAGGGGAAAGGTTGAGGGGGTGGGTTAGAGAGGGGAAAGGTTGAGGGGGTGGGTTAGAGAGGGGAAAGGTTGAGGGGGTGggttagagaggggtagagagggggaacACTGGTGTAGATTtagcaataaaaaataaataaagtgctTCTGTTAAATCAACTTCCTGTCTGAGGTATAAAAAAAACTATCACAACAAAATCAAGCCAAAATAACCACAAAAACTTGACGCCATTCAGAGTTCCTGGATACAATACTCACACACACTATTTACAGTCCGGGGTGTGTTTATACAATACTCACACACACTATTTACAGTCTGGGGTGTGTTTATACAATACTCACACACACTATTTACAGTCTGGGGTTGTTTCTAcaatactcactcacacacactatttACAGTCTGGGGTGTGTTTATacaatactcacacacacactatttacaGTCTGGGGTGTGTTTATACAATACTCACACACACTATTTACAGTCTGGGGTGTGtttatactatatacacacaagTTGGGAGTGTTTATTGGGGTCTTCCTTTATGTGTTATCCTCACATATAGATAGGTCATAATCTCCACAAGACTTACTCACATATAGATAGGTCATAATCTCCACAAGACTTGCTCACATATAGATAGGTCATAATCTCCACAAGGCTTACTCACATATAGATAGGTCATAATCTCCACAAGACTTGCTCACATATAGATAGGTCATAATCTCCACAAGGCTTACTCACATATAGATAGGTCATAATCTCCACAAGACTTGCTCACATATAGATAGGTCATAATCTCCACAAGGCTTGCTAGATCCCACATAGCAGAGTTGGGAATAGTACAAGAGTGTCATGGAATCTGTTCAGAATCCACCTGTGGGCTTGGACCTGTGGGCTTGGACCTGTGGGCTTGAACCTGTGGGCTTGCAGCTTATTTGTGGCAGTAATATGCCTCGGGGTGTTCAGTCAAGAAGAAGAAAAGGGTAAATCTCCAGAGGGGCTCTGGTTAGAAGTTTTTCCtagacacagatctaggatcagcttaggTCACCCTCCCCAATCATAACCATTAGGGCGAAAACACAATACTGAACTTAGATCTGCATCAAGAGGGAACTTTATCCTACAGCTCAGCTAGGAGCTCTatattaacacacacatacacaaacacacacacacacacatacaaatacacaaacacacactcacgctATACCAGTGCCTATCCGAGCGCACAGAGCGTAAGCAGTAGGAGCCATGTGATAGGCTGAGAGGTGTGGGCTGAGCTGGGTGGGTAGATCGTCCAGCGCTCGCGGTGGGGGTGGAGACTCTCCATGTCCTTCAGGGCGCTGAATGCCGTTGCCGTGAAGTTAGCGTCCCCGGTGGTCAGGAGGTCAAACACACACGAGTGGAAATAAATATCCTGCACCTCAAGCTGCTCCCTGCAGCGTGCCCGCGCACCCTCCATACTGAACCCATGGGGGGCGCTGTAGGGAgccgtgtgggagtgtgtgtgtgaggactggCCCTGGCCGTGTGGCTGTTGGAGCTGTAAGCCCAGGGCTGGATGTGgtagagggagaggcaggggcaGGTGACCCCCCCGGTCGATGCGTTCCGAGGTGGGACATCCATTCAGGCAGAGCTGCAGGTCCTGCGTAGCGTCGTAGGCATGGGCCATCTCCTCCGGGATGCGCACCGCCAGGGTCAGGTAGCGCCCCAGCTGCCGTACGATAACCGTCACGCCGATGTAGCTGGCATGCAGCTCCACGTGGCGACCGGGGCTATGCTCCGAGATCCACAGCGCTTGTACCTTCCCGGTAGAGTCACCGTTATTCCCGTTAAGGTTATGGTCAGGGGCCCCACTGCTCACGGTACCGTCTACGAAGGCAGCGGGCAGGTCATCTGTTACTGCCTGGTAAACACGCTGGTCTGTACACTCCTCAAAGGGCTTGAATATGACGGTGATCTGTGGACACACCAACGTCATAAAATGACCAGGCACACAATAACTTTGATCTTTGTATGAAACAGGTTAAAACAGGTTTGCCAGACACTTTATAATATCTTATGAAGTTAATCTTGCAATCCAAACACAGCAAGGATACTGGCCTGCCAACTTGTTTAATTCGAACCCCCCATTCTAGGCAGCAAAGAGAACACTGACTGCACACTGACATTCAATACTAATGTGGCAAGAAAAATGATGTGagccctttggaattacctggatttttgcataaattggtcatcaaatttgatctgatcttcatctatgtcacaacaatagacaaacacagtgtgcttaaactaataacacacaaattattgtatttttcttgtctatattgaatacataatttaaacattcacagtgtaggttggaaaaagtatgtgaaccccgaggctaatgacttctccaaaagctaattggagtcaggagtcagtcagctaacctggagtccaatcaatgagacgagattggagttGTTGGTTAGAGcagccctgccctataaaaaacactcacaacagTTTAGTTTGCTATTCagaagaagcattgcctgatgtgaaccatgcctcgaacaaaagagatcgcAGAAGACTTAATAAGATTAAGAatagttgacttgcataaagctggaaagggttacaaaactatctctaaaagccttgatgttcatcagtccacggtaagacaaatggtctataaatggaggaagttcagcactgttgctactctccctaggagtggccgtcctgcaaagatgactgcaagaatacagcacagaatgctcactgaggttaagaagaatcctagagtgtcagctaaagacttacagaaatctctagAAGAtgttaacatctctgttgacgagtctacaatacacaaaacactaaacaagaatggtgttcatgggaggacaccggaagaagccactgctgtcaaaaaaaaacattgctgcacgtctgaagtttgcaaaagtgcacctggatgttccacagcgctattGGACAAATATTCtctggacagattaaactacagttgagttgtttggaaggaacacacagcactatgtgtggaggaaaagaggcacagcacaccaacatcaaaacctagggctgctttgctgcctcagggcctggacagcttgctctcatcgacggaaaaatgaattcccaagtttatcaagacattttgcaggagacaATGTAAAAACATACAGGTAtatccaaagggttcacatactttttcttgccactgtacactgtgtacaaacattaaggacacctgctctttccatgacatagactgaccaggtgaatccaggttaaagctatgatcccttattgatgtcacttgttaaatcaatttcaatcagtgtagatgaaagggaggagacaggttaaagaaggattttaaacctttagacaattgagacctggattgtgtatgtgtgtcattgagagggtgaatggggcaagataaaatatttaagtgcctttgaacagggtatggtagtaggtgccaggtgcaccggtttgtgtcaagaactgcaacactgctgggtttttcacgctcagcaGTTTCCGTGTGGAggccaacatgggccagcatccctgtagaatgctttctacaccttgtagagtccatgccccgacgaattgaggctgttctgagggcaaaaagggggtgtgcaacttaatattaggaaggtgtccttaatgtgttGAACACTCATTGTAAAATACTACAATATTCCCCAACTTTCAGCCTGCGAGACGAATTTGGACTGagggtgattttatttggccccccaagttttctcAGCAAAAGAtagaaaatatacagtaccagtcaaaagtttggactatttttactattttctacattgtagagtaatagtgaagacatcaaaactagtaaccaaaaaagtgttaaacaaatatattttataattgagattcttcaaagtagcaaccctttgctttggtgacagctttgcacactcttgttatTCTCTGAAATCATATTTGTCAGAGGAGTCAGTCCAACTCTattttacacaaacacacacatgcgcacacacaaactcattaaacaatatatatattttacctttatttaactaggcaagttagtttaagaacacattcttattttcattgacagcctaggaacagtggggtaactgccttgttcaggggcagaacaacacatttttaccttgtcagctcagggattcattcttgcaacctttcggttactagtccaacgctcgaaccactaggctacctgtcgctacACTCATGCCCTTAACTCTCCACAGAATACATTTTAG contains these protein-coding regions:
- the LOC109895998 gene encoding RGM domain family member B-like isoform X1 — translated: MGRAGCCYRGAERLASPPRVPRLRPLLVLLLALCYGAHRGGHCQVATPQCHIQKCTTDFVSLTSHLTPALDGFDVEFCKALRSYSACTQRTAKSCRGNLVFHSAVLGISDLMTQRNCSRDGPTSSTHPEMQSEPCNYHSRTQHAHTHPHTHTHTPPGYLFCGLFGDPHLRTFKDSFQTCKVEGAWPLIDNDYLSVQVTNVPVVTGSSATATNKITVIFKPFEECTDQRVYQAVTDDLPAAFVDGTVSSGAPDHNLNGNNGDSTGKVQALWISEHSPGRHVELHASYIGVTVIVRQLGRYLTLAVRIPEEMAHAYDATQDLQLCLNGCPTSERIDRGGHLPLPLPLPHPALGLQLQQPHGQGQSSHTHSHTAPYSAPHGFSMEGARARCREQLEVQDIYFHSCVFDLLTTGDANFTATAFSALKDMESLHPHRERWTIYPPSSAHTSQPITWLLLLTLCALG
- the LOC109895998 gene encoding RGM domain family member B-like isoform X2, translating into MGRAGCCYRGAERLASPPRVPRLRPLLVLLLALCYGAHRGHCQVATPQCHIQKCTTDFVSLTSHLTPALDGFDVEFCKALRSYSACTQRTAKSCRGNLVFHSAVLGISDLMTQRNCSRDGPTSSTHPEMQSEPCNYHSRTQHAHTHPHTHTHTPPGYLFCGLFGDPHLRTFKDSFQTCKVEGAWPLIDNDYLSVQVTNVPVVTGSSATATNKITVIFKPFEECTDQRVYQAVTDDLPAAFVDGTVSSGAPDHNLNGNNGDSTGKVQALWISEHSPGRHVELHASYIGVTVIVRQLGRYLTLAVRIPEEMAHAYDATQDLQLCLNGCPTSERIDRGGHLPLPLPLPHPALGLQLQQPHGQGQSSHTHSHTAPYSAPHGFSMEGARARCREQLEVQDIYFHSCVFDLLTTGDANFTATAFSALKDMESLHPHRERWTIYPPSSAHTSQPITWLLLLTLCALG